The following proteins are encoded in a genomic region of Stegostoma tigrinum isolate sSteTig4 unplaced genomic scaffold, sSteTig4.hap1 scaffold_54, whole genome shotgun sequence:
- the LOC132208826 gene encoding uncharacterized protein LOC132208826, whose product MMTVNLRDVPEPTFAVSAPSLDSLPVPSFAASEQFPHPTTQEDERNGKEGDIALLPDVAQRRRFHWKDNICIVSPGLKQPIGIAVLRGDVSGFRHVDTGAPPPPVPLLLPRFPGQPAGGSNQSEKLLGICPSPSLRRQLLNQKLNMVFRRGDFAVYKLKPNVTQDLRELPNVSQPEYNRILDMEGESTVPSGEKLVLFWVRLQSIIWLIRM is encoded by the exons atgatgacagtaaatttaagagacgtaccagaaccaacatttgcagtgtcggcaccctccctggattcactccctgtcccttcctttgctgcaagtgaacagtttccccACCCTACCACTCAGGAAGAcgaaagaaatggaaaggaaggagacattgctttgctcccagatgttgcacagaggaggaggtttcactggaaagacaacatctgcattgtgagcccaggactgaagcagccaataggaattgctgtgctcCGTGGTGATGTCTCAGGTTTCAGGCACGTGGACACGGGAGCCCCGCCCCCACCtgttcccctcctgctgccaAGGTTTCCGGGGCAACCAGCGGGCGGCTCGAATCAGAGCGAGAAGCTGCTCgggatctgcccctccccctccctccggcggcaattgctgaatcagaag ctgaacatggttttcagaagaggagattttgcagtttacaaactgaaaccaaacgtcactcaggatctgagagagttaccaaacgtatcacaacctgaatacaacagaatattggacatggaaggagaaagcactgttcccagtggggagaaactggttcttttttgggtaaggcttcaatcaatcatctggcttatcagaatgtaa